In the Psychromicrobium lacuslunae genome, GAGTGGCGCGCGTGCTTTTGGCTGGTGTTGCCATTGCGCATGCCGTAGCCATCGCGCTACTACTACTTTTGCAAGGACTTTTGATTTCGCAGATCAGTACTATGCAACCGGGGTTGACTGCCGAAGACCTCTCGAAACTAGTCGCCGTCGAACTAGTGCGGACAGGATCTTTCCATGCGCTATTAGTGGTGGTTTGCGGCATCTACGCGGTAAAAATCGGCTCGAGGTCAAAAAGAGTATTCCGTATCATCGTGGCATCCCAGGTGCTGTCGGTGATCTTCGGCATCACGACCTGGTTCATCTCGCCGGACGTCGTGCGATTTATCACAGTGCCCTTCATCTTGGCTGCCTTGGTGATCTTGCTGCTTCTTGTGGGCTCGCGGGCGGGTCGGGAGTTTTTCAAGACTCGGTATCAGACTGATGCCGACCTAGTGCCTCCTCGCTGATCCATAATTTTCTCGATTCAGGAAAGTAGCAGCTCATGAACAATTCTCAGATCTGTCTCACCGAGGCACTGTTTCTTTTGGCTCATAAACCGGATGGGAAACGACTCATCCAGCGTAAATACCTTAAAATCGGACTCGCAGGCGCCCTCCTGACGGATCTAGCAGAGCATCGTCGCATTTCAATCAACGCAGGCAAAGTGGTATCTGAAAATGGCAGTGCAGCGTTATCTGGGCTGCTAGCAGAGCCTGATGATCTGATCCGAGCCGAGACCCAACCACGCACCGCGAAACATTGGGTCAGGAAATTTAGAAGCAGCAACATCGAAAGAAACGTCAGCTCTCGCTTACAAGAACGAGGCCTCGTACAGTCGCAGAGCGATGCGCTGCTCGGCATTTTCCCTATAGTTCGTCACTTACCTGAACCAGAGATCTTGGCGCAGCTAGGATCTCTGCTCACCGACGTTTTGAGGGGGCAGAGTCAGCCCACCGGCTGGAATGCCTCGCTGATCAGCTTGTGTGATGCCACTGGACTTCTGAGGAGAATTTTGCCAGCAGTCTCAAAGGCCGAAGTAAAGGCGATCGTTGAAGGGGAATGGGCTTCCGAAGCGGTGCGGAAGGTCATCAAGCAAGCGAACTCGGCCGTCCGGATGGCGATCATCTCCACGGTAAATGCTAATAACGGCTCGCAAGGTTTCTGATCTCCAGCGAACAGCTAAGTCTTTTTGCTGCTTATGGATCGGCTAACCTAAAGCTCTCTGTCGTTTCATTAGAAGGACGCCTGATCGATGCCCTCGCAAACCGGTAGTTCTGCCAACTCGACCACACCTCGGCGTCGCCACTCAGAGCGAGAACTGACCTTTGCAGAGCAGGCGCGCCGTGAACAACTCATCAACGTCACAATAGAACTCATCGCTCAAAACGGCGCCGCGCGCACCTCTTTGCAAAGCATTGCCGAAGCAGCCTCGATCACCAAGGCTGCAGTGCTCTACCACTACCCTTCCAAGCAGGCAGTTATTCAGGCAGCCTACGAAGTCGTCAGAACCGGGCTCATCGAACACATGCGCCAGAAAATCACCGCCGCTGACGGTCCCAGCGCTGCGGTCGAGGCGTATCTCACCTCTCAATTGGCTTATCTGACAGAACACCCTCACCACGTCCGGGTGATGGCCGAATCTTTCAATGACCCGACGAGCGGAATTAGTGAGCATACCGACACTGAGACTCGATGGCGCCCACTCGCCGAGCTGATAGCCCGAGCTCAGCAAGCGGGTGAGTACGAAGCCAGCGCCAATGCCAGCACCCACGCAATCATCTACGGTGGGGCGGTCGACGCGCTTACCGCCGAGACTCTTAGCAACCCCGATTTCTCACTCAAATCTGGCGCGATAGGAATTATCGAAATACTGCACGCCTTCACCAAATCGAGTAACTGAGTATTAGCGGGATGACTGCTGAGTACCCTTAGTTGGCGAAGCATTCGGCTGGTCCCTCTCCTCCGAGGTGCCAGAAAAATGAAGAATTCAGCAACAGTCATTAAGTTGGTAGTTGAGCTTGGCAGGAGCAGGATAGGAAGGTGAGCACTATCGAATCCGAACAGCACCCCTGGAGTCGTTATGTCGCCCTAGGCGACTCATTCACCGAAGGCATTGGTGACCCCGAACCCACCAGCCCCGGTGGTCATCGCGGCTGGGCCGACCGGCTGGCCG is a window encoding:
- a CDS encoding TetR/AcrR family transcriptional regulator; protein product: MPSQTGSSANSTTPRRRHSERELTFAEQARREQLINVTIELIAQNGAARTSLQSIAEAASITKAAVLYHYPSKQAVIQAAYEVVRTGLIEHMRQKITAADGPSAAVEAYLTSQLAYLTEHPHHVRVMAESFNDPTSGISEHTDTETRWRPLAELIARAQQAGEYEASANASTHAIIYGGAVDALTAETLSNPDFSLKSGAIGIIEILHAFTKSSN
- a CDS encoding GOLPH3/VPS74 family protein, yielding MNNSQICLTEALFLLAHKPDGKRLIQRKYLKIGLAGALLTDLAEHRRISINAGKVVSENGSAALSGLLAEPDDLIRAETQPRTAKHWVRKFRSSNIERNVSSRLQERGLVQSQSDALLGIFPIVRHLPEPEILAQLGSLLTDVLRGQSQPTGWNASLISLCDATGLLRRILPAVSKAEVKAIVEGEWASEAVRKVIKQANSAVRMAIISTVNANNGSQGF